From a region of the Manduca sexta isolate Smith_Timp_Sample1 chromosome 19, JHU_Msex_v1.0, whole genome shotgun sequence genome:
- the LOC115442060 gene encoding pre-mRNA-splicing factor Slu7, translating into MTTTVKTAVSQILRNKDEVGDEEDEPKKKSREDWRKAKELEEARKAGTAPAAVDETGKDINPHIPQYIATAPWYYGTAGPTLKHQRPQEDREAQFTKLDKYYNKGVDATKVATKYRKGACENCGALTHKKKDCLERPRKIGAKFTNAGIAADEFSQPHLNLSYDGKRDRWNGYDPAQHKAIIEEYQKVEDAKRELRAQKLEQDPTATEDDDKEEEDEDKYVDEVDMPGTKVDSKQRITVRNLRIREDTAKYLRNLDPNSAYYDPKTRSMRDNPNPNATESEYAGENFVRWTGESRSHASAQAFAWDAQRRGLDVHLLAEPTKLQMLQKHYQRDTEHYKTQMKQSVLEKYGGEEHLKVPPKELLLAQTEVFTRYNRDGTLVQGPEKQLAKSKYEEDVLINNHTSVWGSYWRDGQWGYKCCHSFIKMSYCVGEAGKSVVLEVPEEKPSTSTVAETTEKARKEKDSSSSSSSSSSSDSSSSDSEQEIRSKTEKTSKKKKNKKKAKKKKKKDQKEKKKEEDKLKTALEMEERQQKRADYLLSIDERKRSYNSMVEVKAPTEEEMEAYRMKKRREEDPMSQFL; encoded by the exons ATGACGACGACAGTCAAGACGGCTGTCTCGCAAATATTGCGCAACAAAGACGAAGTAGGAGATGAGGAAGACGAACCAAAGAAGAAATCCAGAGAAGATTGGAGAAAAGCTAAGGAGCTAGAAGAAGCTCGAAAAGCGGGCACAGCGCCTGCCGCCGTCGATGAGACgg GCAAGGATATAAACCCGCACATACCGCAGTACATAGCAACAGCTCCATGGTACTATGGGACAGCAGGACCCACACTAAAGCATCAGCGGCCACAGGAGGACAGAGAGGCACAGTTCACCAAACTTGACAAGTACTACAATAAGGGTGTTGATGCT ACAAAAGTAGCAACAAAATACAGAAAAGGTGCATGTGAAAATTGTGGAGCTCTTACACACAAGAAAAAAGATTGTTTAGAAAGACCAAGAAAG ATAGGTGCAAAATTCACAAATGCTGGTATAGCAGCAGATGAATTCAGTCAACCACACTTGAATCTAAGTTACGATGGGAAGAGGGATCGTTGGAATGGCTATGATCCAGCGCAACACAAAGCTATCATTGAAGAGTATCAAAAGGTTGAGGACGCTAAGAGGGAGTTGAGAGCACAAAAATTGGAGCAAG ATCCCACAGCCACAGAGGATGACgacaaagaagaagaagatgaagataaatatgtggATGAAGTGGACATGCCTGGTACAAAG GTTGATTCTAAACAACGTATCACAGTGCGTAACTTGCGTATCAGAGAGGATACGGCGAAGTATCTTCGGAACTTGGACCCCAACTCCGCGTACTATGACCCCAAGACTCGTTCCATGAGGGACAATCCCAACCCTAATGCTACAGA ATCAGAGTACGCGGGTGAGAACTTCGTTCGCTGGACAGGAGAGAGTCGGTCTCACGCGTCGGCGCAGGCATTCGCGTGGGACGCGCAGCGGCGCGGTCTCGACGTACATCTGCTGGCGGAGCCGACCAAGCTGCAGATGCTCCAGAAACACTACCAACGCGATACGGAACATTATAAGACTCAG ATGAAGCAATCGGTACTCGAGAAATATGGTGGTGAAGAGCACCTGAAAGTTCCTCCAAAAGAGTTATTGCTGGCACAAACTGAAGTGTTCACTCGATATAACAGGGACGGGACTCTTGTGCAAGGACCAGAGAAGCAACTTGCTAA gagTAAATATGAAGAGGATGTGTTAATAAACAACCACACGTCCGTGTGGGGCTCGTATTGGCGAGATGGGCAATGGGGTTACAAATGTTGCCATTCCTTCATAAAG ATGTCGTATTGTGTGGGAGAGGCAGGTAAATCAGTTGTGCTAGAAGTACCTGAAGAAAAACCTTCCACCAGCACTGTCGCAGAAACCACTGAGAAGGCAAGGAAGG AAAAAGactcatcgtcatcatcatcatcatcatccagcTCTGATAGCAGTTCATCAGACTCCGAGCAGGAGATTAGGTCTAAAACAGAGAAAACTAgcaagaaaaagaaaaacaaaaagaaggccaaaaagaagaagaagaaggatcagaaagaaaagaagaaggaagaagataaattaaaaacg gCTTTGGAAATGGAAGAACGGCAGCAAAAGCGAGCTGATTATCTGCTGTCCATTGACGAAAGGAAGCGATCATATAACAGCATGGTGGAAGTGAAGGCGCCCACGGAGGAAGAAATGGAGGCTTACAGGATGAAGAAACGCCGCGAGGAAGACCCTATGAGTCaatttctgtaa